The following are encoded in a window of Diorhabda sublineata isolate icDioSubl1.1 chromosome 5, icDioSubl1.1, whole genome shotgun sequence genomic DNA:
- the LOC130444700 gene encoding uncharacterized protein LOC130444700 produces the protein MFKLVQINLGRRILAHDLLRQTTAANEIDIAIISEPNKNLAKKSGWYTDINIDAAICLPASKHISIQGWGQGNGFVWIDCIKITIYSCYMSPNIRLGEFQHLLNELKNSMATRKNKCLICGDFNAKSMMWNSTTNDSRGDILSEWASELNLISLNTGCEPTFRRGQSSSIIDITFAATNIAPLVTNWRVSEEENLTDHNYVYFDIAIKKDSVRTKMKSRGWRVDTTQMDYFINELRSKLPSREQTLKPERLIENISHACDNTFQRKGIPSDRKKPAYWWSAEIAETRKKCLTRKRNMTRLHKKPNISQEQKDTSRQAYKEERARLKNSILRAKQVKWKRVIEEDPWGLGYKIVMNKLSLRSPPALSEELMLDEAKKLFPQHQKTKWSTTEVRDIIPLFSAEELDRASNRIKLKKAAGPDHIPPEIIRCVAQRLSPICLNVMNQQILKDEFPNIWKTAKLLLRKTT, from the coding sequence ATGTTCAAACTAGTTCAAATTAACCTAGGTAGGCGTATTCTAGCACATGACTTACTGCGACAAACAACAGCTGCAAATGAAATAGACATTGCAATCATAAGCGAACCAAACAAGAATTTAGCTAAAAAGAGCGGCTGGTACACAGATATCAATATAGATGCAGCAATTTGCTTACCAGCAAGCAAGCACATATCGATACAAGGTTGGGGACAGGGAAATGGATTTGTCTGGATTGACTGCATCAAAATCACTATATATAGCTGTTATATGTCGCCAAATATAAGGCTCGGAGAGTTCCAACATTTACTGAATGAACTGAAAAATAGTATGGCTACACGGAAAAATAAGTGCCTGATTTGCGGGGACTTCAACGCGAAATCAATGATGTGGAACTCAACAACAAATGATTCTAGAGGAGATATTCTTTCTGAATGGGCCTCAGAACTAAACTTAATTTCACTGAACACCGGATGTGAACCTACCTTCCGTAGAGGCCAAAGCTCATCCATTATCGATATAACATTCGCGGCAACCAATATAGCGCCTTTAGTAACGAACTGGAGAGTGTCTGAAGAGGAAAATCTTACAGACCACAATTacgtttattttgatatagctATTAAGAAAGATAGCGTAAGAACGAAGATGAAGAGCCGCGGCTGGAGGGTGGATACGACACAAATGGATTACTTCATAAATGAACTGCGAAGCAAATTACCATCAAGAGAACAAACCTTAAAGCCAGAGAGATTAATTGAGAACATCAGCCATGCATGTGATAATACATTCCAACGAAAGGGTATCCCAAGTGACAGGAAAAAACCAGCATACTGGTGGTCAGCGGAAATCGCCGAGACTCGGAAAAAATGCCTTACACGGAAGAGAAATATGACAAGGCTCCATAAAAAACCTAATATATCGCAAGAACAAAAAGATACATCCCGGCAAGCCTACAAAGAAGAAAGAGCGCGGCTAAAGAACTCCATCCTAAGAGCAAAACAGGTTAAATGGAAAAGGGTCATTGAAGAAGACCCATGGGGACTAGGATACAAGATAGTGATGAATAAACTGAGCTTGAGATCACCTCCTGCGTTGTCAGAAGAACTCATGCTTGACGAAGCTAAGAAGCTGTTCCCACAACACCAGAAAACTAAGTGGAGTACCACTGAGGTACGAGACATTATTCCACTATTCTCAGCAGAAGAGCTGGATCGAGCTTCAAACaggatcaaattaaaaaaggctGCAGGACCCGACCATATACCACCGGAGATAATTAGATGTGTCGCACAAAGGCTTTCACCAATCTGTCTGAATGTAATGAACCAGCAAATCCTGAAGGACGAATTCCCAAATATCTGGAAAACCGCCAAATTGCTGCTTAGAAAAACCACGTAA
- the LOC130444701 gene encoding uncharacterized protein LOC130444701: MPPGVLLIRFADDLAVEASGKTENEIVAVTNLAVQRVVEWMKSRGLELASEKTEATLLVDRKIVKQVTIDIIDTPVFTQPQTKYLGVFFDQGAKMKAHIVNTSRKAEATIMALSRLMPKREGPSSSKRKLLSAAADSIMLYAAPVWQESLKHLKYRSMFLKIQRKLAIRICSAFRTVSTDAILVLAGIIPIDLLVNERTATHGKEQAVKTTEKENTLTKWQRKWEATHHLGAWTKRLIPELKPWHKRGHGEITYALSQLLCGHGCFAVYFCRFKMKDSPLCQYCGNEQDDVYHTFFACPRWQNERRRAETEANTIITPENIVQTMLQSPTMWNVISTMASNIITQKRRKNKSN, from the coding sequence ATGCCGCCAGGAGTCCTGCTTATTAGATTCGCTGACGACTTGGCGGTAGAAGCGAGTGGGAAGACGGAGAACGAAATCGTAGCTGTGACCAACTTAGCAGTGCAAAGGGTTGTGGAATGGATGAAATCCAGAGGACTAGAATTGGCGTCAGAAAAAACAGAGGCAACGCTGCTGGTGGATAGAAAGATTGTTAAACAGGTGACTATCGATATAATAGACACACCGGTCTTCACTCAACCACAAACTAAATACCTAGGGGTATTTTTCGATCAGGGCGCTAAAATGAAGGCTCATATTGTAAACACAAGCCGTAAGGCTGAAGCGACGATAATGGCTCTTAGCCGCCTGATGCCGAAAAGAGAGGGACCATCGTCAAGTAAGCGCAAACTGCTGTCGGCGGCAGCCGACTCGATTATGCTATACGCTGCACCAGTATGGCAAGAATCTCTGAAACATCTGAAGTATAGATCTATGTTCCTCAAGATACAGAGAAAACTAGCTATCCGAATATGCAGTGCGTTCCGTACTGTATCCACCGATGCAATATTAGTATTGGCGGGTATAATACCCATAGACCTATTGGTGAACGAGAGAACCGCCACACATGGAAAAGAGCAAGCAgttaaaacaacagaaaaagaaaacacgCTAACTAAATGGCAAAGAAAATGGGAAGCAACACACCACTTGGGCGCTTGGACCAAAAGACTCATACCGGAACTTAAACCTTGGCACAAGAGAGGACATGGGGAGATAACGTACGCCTTGTCCCAGCTATTATGTGGACATGGATGCTTTGCAGTATACTTCTGCagattcaaaatgaaagactcGCCACTTTGCCAGTATTGTGGCAATGAACAGGACGATGTTTATCATACCTTTTTTGCGTGCCCTAGGTGGCAAAATGAAAGAAGACGAGCTGAAACAGAAGCAAATACCATCATAACCCCAGAAAACATAGTCCAAACCATGCTACAGTCTCCTACAATGTGGAACGTGATATCTACTATGGCGTCGAACATTATAACACAAAAGAGACGAAAGAACAAGAGCAATTAG